In a single window of the Drosophila albomicans strain 15112-1751.03 chromosome 3, ASM965048v2, whole genome shotgun sequence genome:
- the LOC117567292 gene encoding 5'-nucleotidase domain-containing protein 3 isoform X1 — translation MCTVRRSIASALQFKQNVLLSKGNNTFATRNAGSRLKNRLNLSRYLSSINNIDTGGEEAVTGHALITSPKTVSDFQELYEATKKKFQSKKLPVDVHPDAVFACNELDLSEVQVYGFDYDYTLACYKPILEDLLYNLAREMLVKRFRYPDDILELEYEPNFAVRGLHYDVEKGLLVKLDSFLQLQLGSVYRGRTKVDADEVLKLYHNRLLPIAYVEGPNSSYRHNTNSKMVQLADLFSVPEMCLLCNVIEYFERNRIDYNPEIVFHDTRTAMGSCHPIMHATVMKNTQKYIERNAKLVQYFQKLQDAGKNLFLVTNSPFSFVNCGMSYLVGANWRDFFDVVIVQARKPKFFTDESRPIRLFDEKTKSHLWDRVFKLEKGKIYYEGSVRQLQELKGWRGHSVLYFGDHPYSDLADVTLKHSWRTGAIISELAHEIETLNRVDFKTSANWLQMLTQLIEDTQDDDSEAAQVCLRQWMDERDQLRNKTKNVFNEQFGSVFRTYHNPTYFSRRLFRFADIYTSDITNLHKFSTSHTFYPRRGVMPHEYASHFI, via the exons ATGTGTACAGTGCGTAGATCAATTGCTAGTGCattacaatttaaacaaaatgtacTGCTATCAAAGGGCAACAACACATTCGCAACCCGCAATGCGGGCAGCAGGCTGAAGAATCGATTAAACCTATCACGTTATTTGAGCAGCATCAATAATATCGATACTGGTGGAGAAGAAGCCGTTACAGGCCACGCTCTTATCACGAGCCCAAAAACAGTGAGTGATTTCCAAGAGCTCTACGAAGcaaccaaaaagaaatttcaat CCAAGAAGCTGCCAGTCGATGTGCATCCAGATGCTGTCTTTGCGTGCAATGAACTCGACTTGAGCGAGGTGCAGGTCTATGGCTTCGACTATGATTACACGCTGGCCTGCTACAAGCCCATATTGGAGGATTTGCTCTACAATTTGGCGCGTGAAATGCTCGTGAAACGCTTTCGCTATCCCGATGACATCTTGGAACTGGAGTATGAGCCGAATTTTGCTGTGCGAGGTCTGCACTATGATGTAGAGAAGGGGCTGCTGGTCAAGCTCGACTCGtttctgcagctgcagctggggTCCGTTTACCGTGGACGCACCAAAGTTGATGCGGATGAGGTGCTGAAGCTCTATCACAATCGCCTGCTGCCCATAGCGTATGTGGAGGGACCCAATAGCTCTTATCGA CACAATACAAACTCTAAAATGGTGCAGCTGGCGGATCTGTTTTCGGTGCCTGAGATGTGTCTGCTGTGTAATGTCATCGAATATTTCGAACGCAATCGCATCGATTATAATCCCGAAATAGTATTCCATGATACGAGAACCGCCATGGGCTCCTGTCATCCCATTATGCATGCCACCGTCATGAAGAATACTCAAAAATACATTGAACGCAATGCGAAGCTGGTGCAATACTTCCAAAAGCTGCAGGATGCGGGCAAGAATCTCTTTCTGGTGACCAACAGTCCCTTTTCATTTGT CAATTGCGGCATGTCTTATTTGGTGGGTGCCAATTGGCGCGACTTCTTCGATGTGGTGATCGTGCAGGCGAGGAAGCCCAAGTTCTTTACTGACGAATCTCGGCCTATTCGGTTGTTCGACGAAAAGACCAAGTCACATCTCTGGGATCGTGTTTTCAAGCTGGAAAAGGGCAAAATCTATTACGAG GGTTCAGTGCGTCAGCTGCAGGAACTGAAAGGTTGGCGTGGTCACTCCGTGCTTTACTTTGGCGATCATCCCTACAGCGATCTGGCGGATGTAACACTTAAGCACAGCTGGCGAACAGGCGCCATCATCAGTGAGCTGGCA cacgAGATAGAGACGCTGAATCGCGTGGACTTTAAGACGAGCGCCAATTGGCTGCAGATGCTCACTCAGCTCATCGAGGACACGCAGGACGACGATAGCGAGGCGGCTCAAGTGTGTTTGCGTCAATGGATGGATGAGCGTGATCAATTGCG caacaaaacgAAGAACGTGTTCAACGAGCAATTCGGCAGCGTTTTTCGCACGTATCACAATCCCACGTATTTCTCTCGTCGTCTATTCCGGTTTGCTGACATTTACACGAGTGACATAACGAATTTGCACAAGTTCTCGACATCGCACACCTTCTATCCCCGCCGTGGCGTGATGCCCCACGAGTATGCATCGCATTTTATATAG
- the LOC117567292 gene encoding 5'-nucleotidase domain-containing protein 3 isoform X2 — MLVKRFRYPDDILELEYEPNFAVRGLHYDVEKGLLVKLDSFLQLQLGSVYRGRTKVDADEVLKLYHNRLLPIAYVEGPNSSYRHNTNSKMVQLADLFSVPEMCLLCNVIEYFERNRIDYNPEIVFHDTRTAMGSCHPIMHATVMKNTQKYIERNAKLVQYFQKLQDAGKNLFLVTNSPFSFVNCGMSYLVGANWRDFFDVVIVQARKPKFFTDESRPIRLFDEKTKSHLWDRVFKLEKGKIYYEGSVRQLQELKGWRGHSVLYFGDHPYSDLADVTLKHSWRTGAIISELAHEIETLNRVDFKTSANWLQMLTQLIEDTQDDDSEAAQVCLRQWMDERDQLRNKTKNVFNEQFGSVFRTYHNPTYFSRRLFRFADIYTSDITNLHKFSTSHTFYPRRGVMPHEYASHFI, encoded by the exons ATGCTCGTGAAACGCTTTCGCTATCCCGATGACATCTTGGAACTGGAGTATGAGCCGAATTTTGCTGTGCGAGGTCTGCACTATGATGTAGAGAAGGGGCTGCTGGTCAAGCTCGACTCGtttctgcagctgcagctggggTCCGTTTACCGTGGACGCACCAAAGTTGATGCGGATGAGGTGCTGAAGCTCTATCACAATCGCCTGCTGCCCATAGCGTATGTGGAGGGACCCAATAGCTCTTATCGA CACAATACAAACTCTAAAATGGTGCAGCTGGCGGATCTGTTTTCGGTGCCTGAGATGTGTCTGCTGTGTAATGTCATCGAATATTTCGAACGCAATCGCATCGATTATAATCCCGAAATAGTATTCCATGATACGAGAACCGCCATGGGCTCCTGTCATCCCATTATGCATGCCACCGTCATGAAGAATACTCAAAAATACATTGAACGCAATGCGAAGCTGGTGCAATACTTCCAAAAGCTGCAGGATGCGGGCAAGAATCTCTTTCTGGTGACCAACAGTCCCTTTTCATTTGT CAATTGCGGCATGTCTTATTTGGTGGGTGCCAATTGGCGCGACTTCTTCGATGTGGTGATCGTGCAGGCGAGGAAGCCCAAGTTCTTTACTGACGAATCTCGGCCTATTCGGTTGTTCGACGAAAAGACCAAGTCACATCTCTGGGATCGTGTTTTCAAGCTGGAAAAGGGCAAAATCTATTACGAG GGTTCAGTGCGTCAGCTGCAGGAACTGAAAGGTTGGCGTGGTCACTCCGTGCTTTACTTTGGCGATCATCCCTACAGCGATCTGGCGGATGTAACACTTAAGCACAGCTGGCGAACAGGCGCCATCATCAGTGAGCTGGCA cacgAGATAGAGACGCTGAATCGCGTGGACTTTAAGACGAGCGCCAATTGGCTGCAGATGCTCACTCAGCTCATCGAGGACACGCAGGACGACGATAGCGAGGCGGCTCAAGTGTGTTTGCGTCAATGGATGGATGAGCGTGATCAATTGCG caacaaaacgAAGAACGTGTTCAACGAGCAATTCGGCAGCGTTTTTCGCACGTATCACAATCCCACGTATTTCTCTCGTCGTCTATTCCGGTTTGCTGACATTTACACGAGTGACATAACGAATTTGCACAAGTTCTCGACATCGCACACCTTCTATCCCCGCCGTGGCGTGATGCCCCACGAGTATGCATCGCATTTTATATAG
- the LOC117567290 gene encoding SET and MYND domain-containing protein 4 isoform X1 → MFGLAEAFSRQSELIQLTTYENEFETIKSLHTLPKDKQRHFNALTIQLLDNLEQPANKESCAQTSRSLREEGNRVYKSKCDKNAAEAKECLLAACRIYTQAILEAEDALDELALGFANRGMALQDFGYFQQAYDDCACALEFGYPHRLQHKLVMRQAHCAWQLGNVQQLAEHLSILKKLPLNDGYAKQLEQLKQQLEILEANPNNEQLPAIPAVHRVNHKILSTPAKGRHMIATTALKKDELIFTEQAQCFVPIEQRLICQQCAASLLCAPIPCPACHQRVVYCSRNCRQLHANIHIYECGAYRRNLLGMIGVSHLALRLLLKHLPEWIKQLPTENSHNAKELWQALVYPAATEDSPSLQSLRMITQLHKAPQEELVYHALCANLLQVYLFSCTSFYEDLKMANHTDWHLVIAALILRNAGQLLVNGHVGNALVIHALPSNEFPLLQPAMWQRPYHLKRGYLHKFSNRELITAINLPLLSLCNHACNPSLRTTFDGCMVNNYAAFHIAAGEEIFNCYSLDYKHSLSEQRQQQLLEIYKFRCDCSKCVRPEADADYLNFHRYRCELCKQSFVPKVNLNWWQQSDEILSICCTACDQTQQLTWYDQFLQLLERCDEPRDRRKLYEAFAALNTWLLEFNSLKLSLAKELIGGCFAAKDAGATFADYDYAELSKIIEFELAGIAAQRGSNSLLYISNATYLLDLIAWGKHKANAKQLPAMRSSFAFLAKETREIFVNYYNDFIEQ, encoded by the exons ATGTTTGGTTTAGCTGAAGCCTTTTCGCGACAGAGTGAATTAATTCAACTAACAACCTATGAAAATGAATTCGAGACAATTAAATCACTGCATACGCTGCCCAAAGACAAGCAGAGACATTTCAATGCGCTGACAATACAATTGCTGGACAACTTGGAGCAGCCGGCGAATAAAGAAAGTTGCGCGCAAACTTCACGTTCCCTGAGGGAAGAAGGAAACCGCGtgtataaatcaaaatgtgaCAAAAACGCTGCGGAAGCTAAGGAATGTTTGTTGGCTGCCTGCCGCATTTACACACAAGCCATTCTAGAAGCGGAAGATGCTTTGGATGAGCTGGCTTTGGGTTTCGCCAATCGGGGAATGGCGCTCCAAGATTTCGGCTACTTTCAGCAGGCATATGACGACTGCGCTTGTGCCTTGGAGTTTGGCTATCCGCATCGATTGCAGCACAAGCTGGTGATGCGACAAGCACACTGTGCTTGGCAGCTGGGCAATGTGCAACAGCTGGCGGAGCACCTCTCAATCCTGAAGAAATTGCCGCTAAACGACGGCTATGCAAAGCAATTGGAgcaactgaagcagcagctggaaaTTCTGGAAGCAAATCCAAACAACGAGCAGTTGCCTGCGATCCCAGCAGTCCACCGAGTAAACCACAAAAT TTTGTCCACTCCTGCCAAAGGACGCCACATGATAGCTACCACAGCGCTTAAGAAGGACGAGCTAATATTCACAGAACAAGCACAATGCTTTGTGCCTATCGAGCAGCGTTTAATTTGCCAGCAATGTGCCGCCAGCTTGCTGTGCGCTCCTATTCCATGTCCAGCGTGTCATCAGCGCGTTGTCTACTGCTCGAGGAACTGTCGCCAACTGCATGCCAACATACATATCTACGAGTGTGGTGCGTATCGCAGAAATCTGCTCGGCATGATCGGTGTATCCCATTTGGCATTGCGATTGCTGCTCAAACATCTTCCTGAGTGGATAAAGCAACTCCCAACTGAGAATTCTCACAATGCTAAGGAACTGTGGCAAGCATTGGTCTACCCAGCTGCGACGGAGGATTCCCCATCGCTGCAGAGTCTACGCATGATCACGCAGCTACATAAAGCACCCCAAGAGGAGTTGGTCTATCACGCACTCTGCGCCAATCTGCTGCAAGTCTATCTCTTTAGCTGTACAAGCTTCTATGAGGACTTAAAGATGGCTAACCACACTGATTGGCATCTGGTGATTGCAGCACTCATTCTACGTAATGCCGGCCAGCTGCTTGTCAATGGTCATGTGGGCAATGCTTTGGTAATTCACGCGCTGCCCTCCAATGAATTTCCACTGCTGCAGCCAGCCATGTGGCAGCGTCCTTATCACTTGAAACGAGGTTATCTGCACAAATTTTCTAATCGCGAGCTCATCACTGCCATCAATTTGCCGCTTTTGAGTCTTTGCAATCATGCCTGCAATCCTTCGCTGCGCACCACTTTCGATGGTTGCATGGTGAACAATTACGCTGCCTTTCATATTGCGGCTGGCGAGGAAATCTTCAATTGCTATAGCTTGGATTATAAGCATTCGCTGAGTGAGCAGCgtcagcagcaactgctggAGATCTATAAGTTTCGCTGTGACTGCTCCAAGTGTGTGCGTCCAGAAGCTGATGCGGATTAT CTTAATTTCCATCGCTATCGCTGTGAGCTGTGCAAACAGAGCTTTGTGCCCAAAGTAAATCTTAATTGGTGGCAGCAATCAGACGAAATATTAAGCATCTGTTGCACAGCTTGTGACCAGACACAGCAGCTTACCTGGTATGATCAATTCCTACAGCTGCTGGAACGCTGTGATGAGCCACGAGACCGTCGCAAGCTCTACGAGGCTTTTGCTGCACTCAACACTTGGCTGCTGGAATTCAACAGCCTCAAACTCAGTCTAGCTAAGGAACTAATTGGAGGATGCTTTGCAGCCAAGGATG CGGGTGCAACTTTCGCAGACTACGATTATGCCGAGTTGAGCAAGATAATTGAGTTCGAGCTCGCTGGCATTGCAGCACAAAGAGGCAGCAACTCTTTGCTGTACATCAGCAATGCGACCTACTTACTGGACCTGATTGCTTGGGGAAAACACAAAGCAAACGCTAAGCAGCTGCCGGCAATGAGAAGCAGCTTCGCTTTCTTGGCCAAGGAAACGCGTGAGATCTTTGTCAACTATTACAACGATTTTATTGAGCAGTAA
- the LOC117567290 gene encoding SET and MYND domain-containing protein 4 isoform X2 — translation MIATTALKKDELIFTEQAQCFVPIEQRLICQQCAASLLCAPIPCPACHQRVVYCSRNCRQLHANIHIYECGAYRRNLLGMIGVSHLALRLLLKHLPEWIKQLPTENSHNAKELWQALVYPAATEDSPSLQSLRMITQLHKAPQEELVYHALCANLLQVYLFSCTSFYEDLKMANHTDWHLVIAALILRNAGQLLVNGHVGNALVIHALPSNEFPLLQPAMWQRPYHLKRGYLHKFSNRELITAINLPLLSLCNHACNPSLRTTFDGCMVNNYAAFHIAAGEEIFNCYSLDYKHSLSEQRQQQLLEIYKFRCDCSKCVRPEADADYLNFHRYRCELCKQSFVPKVNLNWWQQSDEILSICCTACDQTQQLTWYDQFLQLLERCDEPRDRRKLYEAFAALNTWLLEFNSLKLSLAKELIGGCFAAKDAGATFADYDYAELSKIIEFELAGIAAQRGSNSLLYISNATYLLDLIAWGKHKANAKQLPAMRSSFAFLAKETREIFVNYYNDFIEQ, via the exons ATGATAGCTACCACAGCGCTTAAGAAGGACGAGCTAATATTCACAGAACAAGCACAATGCTTTGTGCCTATCGAGCAGCGTTTAATTTGCCAGCAATGTGCCGCCAGCTTGCTGTGCGCTCCTATTCCATGTCCAGCGTGTCATCAGCGCGTTGTCTACTGCTCGAGGAACTGTCGCCAACTGCATGCCAACATACATATCTACGAGTGTGGTGCGTATCGCAGAAATCTGCTCGGCATGATCGGTGTATCCCATTTGGCATTGCGATTGCTGCTCAAACATCTTCCTGAGTGGATAAAGCAACTCCCAACTGAGAATTCTCACAATGCTAAGGAACTGTGGCAAGCATTGGTCTACCCAGCTGCGACGGAGGATTCCCCATCGCTGCAGAGTCTACGCATGATCACGCAGCTACATAAAGCACCCCAAGAGGAGTTGGTCTATCACGCACTCTGCGCCAATCTGCTGCAAGTCTATCTCTTTAGCTGTACAAGCTTCTATGAGGACTTAAAGATGGCTAACCACACTGATTGGCATCTGGTGATTGCAGCACTCATTCTACGTAATGCCGGCCAGCTGCTTGTCAATGGTCATGTGGGCAATGCTTTGGTAATTCACGCGCTGCCCTCCAATGAATTTCCACTGCTGCAGCCAGCCATGTGGCAGCGTCCTTATCACTTGAAACGAGGTTATCTGCACAAATTTTCTAATCGCGAGCTCATCACTGCCATCAATTTGCCGCTTTTGAGTCTTTGCAATCATGCCTGCAATCCTTCGCTGCGCACCACTTTCGATGGTTGCATGGTGAACAATTACGCTGCCTTTCATATTGCGGCTGGCGAGGAAATCTTCAATTGCTATAGCTTGGATTATAAGCATTCGCTGAGTGAGCAGCgtcagcagcaactgctggAGATCTATAAGTTTCGCTGTGACTGCTCCAAGTGTGTGCGTCCAGAAGCTGATGCGGATTAT CTTAATTTCCATCGCTATCGCTGTGAGCTGTGCAAACAGAGCTTTGTGCCCAAAGTAAATCTTAATTGGTGGCAGCAATCAGACGAAATATTAAGCATCTGTTGCACAGCTTGTGACCAGACACAGCAGCTTACCTGGTATGATCAATTCCTACAGCTGCTGGAACGCTGTGATGAGCCACGAGACCGTCGCAAGCTCTACGAGGCTTTTGCTGCACTCAACACTTGGCTGCTGGAATTCAACAGCCTCAAACTCAGTCTAGCTAAGGAACTAATTGGAGGATGCTTTGCAGCCAAGGATG CGGGTGCAACTTTCGCAGACTACGATTATGCCGAGTTGAGCAAGATAATTGAGTTCGAGCTCGCTGGCATTGCAGCACAAAGAGGCAGCAACTCTTTGCTGTACATCAGCAATGCGACCTACTTACTGGACCTGATTGCTTGGGGAAAACACAAAGCAAACGCTAAGCAGCTGCCGGCAATGAGAAGCAGCTTCGCTTTCTTGGCCAAGGAAACGCGTGAGATCTTTGTCAACTATTACAACGATTTTATTGAGCAGTAA
- the LOC117567291 gene encoding exocyst complex component 3, whose protein sequence is MDLQQLEEEARQAALKDIQNMLQRPGQLEKVEQYRHRIARKKASVEALLKTGMQNQLEGVRVGLKQLETCMQDVREVRRRMDAVERLLEGVPEVYDALEVVREENTKHSQYATAMENLKHIFNVDASVQKTMALIDEDKLLNAHQCLSDLENSRDDLLYELHKQPKQHASDKITLKRHFEKVDTVSQALEKKIRLIISRTLNTVRKKPTVIVTALRIVEREEKNDQFAVQQQKVTGFLPPGRPKAWRKMIMDVLQGAVITRIEGSKLEERADNKMWLVRDLEILRQIILEDLRVVKSLCVPCFPPHYDIFNEYVKFYHEGLSSYLDNIVRSGLEGNEYVSMLAWVTHTYPGVELMSHPDLSVDVHKLAGPLLRQEHLKALENEYLQNMQRNYQEWMTKAAQTEKQEWFSEMVPDQDEHYYHTSAPVIIFQMIDQHLQVTNTIHQELTFKALVMSIQQVEIFGQTYLKNVIELKEHHFRNRDQIKYFTHYIITIVNNSQQMVELAQQMKQLYWPKSRTDHYEDFEKLLATFQRIRAHAANYLLEEAFLDMECHFNDLFTVKWLGSSIAVDTICVTLDDYFQDYNHLRPANFEMVINEAQKLLAKRYIRALLSKRLSKPRVECDAITRKINQEAKRFKLFFEKIAPKISLSDSPLDLIATLSALLISDIELLILDLHTLLGSYPSLSEDHLVRLFYIRNDVKAAEVREKVQDAMKSKKSMVSIAKQDCIFKEIVFSDKLW, encoded by the exons atggaTTTGCAGCAGTTGGAGGAGGAGGCGCGCCAAGCAGCGCTCAAGGACATACAGAACATGCTGCAGCGCCCCGGCCAGTTGGAGAAGGTCGAGCAGTATCGTCATCGCATTGCCCGCAAAAAAGCCTCAGTGGAGGCGTTGCTAAAGACGGGAATGCAGAATCAGCTGGAGGGCGTGCGTGTGGGACTGAAACAGCTGGAGACGTGCATGCAGGATGTGCGCGAGGTGCGTCGTCGCATGGACGCTGTGGAGCGGCTGTTGGAGGGTGTTCCCGAGGTCTATGATGCTTTGGAAGTGGTGCGCGAGGAGAACACAAAACATTCACAGTATGCGACGGCCATGGAGAATCTGAAGCACATCTTCAATGTGGATGCCAGCGTGCAAAAGACCATGGCACTCATCGATGAGGATAAGCTACTCAATGCCCATCAGTGTTTGTCGGATTTGGAAAACTCTCGTGATGATCTGTTGTATGAGCTGCACAAGCAGCCCAAGCAACATGCCTCCGATAAGATTACACTGAAGCGGCACTTTGAAAAGGTGGACACCGTGTCGCAGGCGCTGGAGAAGAAGATCCGGCTCATAATCAGTCGCACACTGAACACGGTGCGCAAGAAGCCCACCGTTATTGTCACCGCCCTCCGAATTGTTGAGCGCGAAGAGAAAAACGATCAGTTTGCGGTTCAGCAACAGAAAGTTACGGGCTTCCTCCCTCCGGGACGTCCCAAGGCCTGGCGCAAAATGATTATGGATGTGCTGCAGGGGGCGGTCATCACACGAATCGAGGGCTCTAAGCTAGAGGAGCGAGCGGACAACAAAATGTGGCTGGTGCGTGATCTGGAAATACTCCGTCAGATCATCCTCGAGGATCTGCGTGTAGTGAAGTCGTTGTGCGTGCCCTGCTTTCCCCCACACTACGACATCTTCAACGAGTACGTCAAGTTCTATCACGAGGGACTCTCCAGCTAT CTGGATAACATCGTGCGCTCGGGTTTGGAGGGCAATGAATATGTTTCGATGCTAGCCTGGGTCACACACACTTATCCAGGCGTAGAGCTCATGTCGCATCCCGATCTCAGCGTGGATGTGCACAAGCTGGCAGGTCCATTGTTGCGACAGGAGCATCTCAAGGCGCTGGAGAACGAGTATCTGCAAAACATGCAGCGCAATTATCAGGAATGGATGACGAAGGCTGCACAAACCGAGAAGCAGGAATGGTTTTCCGAAATGGTGCCCGATCAGGATGAGCATTATTATCATACCTCAGCACCTGTAATCATATTCCAGATGATCGATCAGCATTTGCAGGTGACCAACACTATACACCAGGAGCTGACGTTTAAGGCGCTGGTCATGAGCATTCAACAGGTTGAGATTTTTGGCCAGACGTACTTAAAGAATGTCATCGAACTGAAGGAGCATCATTTTCGCAATCGCGACCAGATCAAATACTTTACGCATTATATCATTACCATTGTGAACAACAGTCAGCAGATGGTGGAGTTGGCACAGCAGATGAAGCAATTGTATTGGCCCAAATCACGCACAGATCACTACGAGGATTTCGAGAAGTTGTTAGCCACCTTTCAACGCATACGCGCGCATGCCGCCAACTATTTGCTGGAGGAGGCCTTCTTGGACATGGAGTGTCATTTTAATGATCTTTTCACCGTCAAGTGGCTGGGCAGTAGCATTGCCGTTGACACCATTTGTGTGACCCTCGACGATTACTTCCAGGACTACAATCATCTGCGTCCGGCCAACTTTGAGATGGTCATCAACGAGGCGCAAAAGCTGCTGGCCAAGCGCTACATTCGTGCCCTGCTCTCCAAGCGTCTGTCGAAACCGCGTGTGGAATGCGATGCGATTACGAGGAAGATCAACCAGGAGGCAAAGCGGTTTAAGCTCTTCTTCGAGAAGATTGCACCCAAGATATCGCTAAGTGATTCCCCCTTGGATTTGATTGCCACATTGTCGGCACTTCTTATTTCGGATATTGAGCTGCTGATCTTGGATTTGCATACGTTGCTGGGCAGTTATCCGTCGTTGAGTGAGGATCATTTGGTGCGTTTGTTTTACATACGCAACGATGTGAAGGCGGCGGAGGTGCGGGAGAAGGTGCAGGATGCCATGAAGTCCAAGAAGTCAATGGTCAGCATTGCCAAGCAGGATTGCATATTCAAAGAGATTGTGTTTAGTGACAAGCTGTGGTAG
- the LOC117567293 gene encoding spermine oxidase-like: MSRSHRDHKIVIIGAGASGIACATKLLEYGFQNVLVLEAEDRLGGRIHTIPFGANVIDMGAQWCHGEQDNIVHELASKHDLLESTGPVYENYQCVRSNREVLPDNVANRLKAIVGDSLVTRQLELRHCSGSLGSYLSNKFYEMLRLPENADIDQVIADEFFDNYKKFENSVEASDTLEEVSGRGYLNYWECEGDILLNWKDKGYVELLRLLMHSRELKSDSDLGVLEQRVLFNRIVKCINWNRNDSRVELQLTNGESCLADHVIVTVSLGVLKEQHLQLFEPKLPVAKQRAVEGLAFGTVNKLFVEFPQAFWPEDWTGFTLLWREEDLSDIRNTSRAWLEDVFGFYRVSYQPNVLAGWIINANGRHMETLPEDEVIAGCMYLFRRFLHWSIPEPVGFRTSAWYTNEHFRGSYSFRSMETERLGTGAGDLAQPLTVVTMTPQSPSRDKSLHQQSRCDKPIVLFGGEATSEHYYSTVHGAVEAGWREAKRLADFYGLSGAVNVTKSQL, translated from the coding sequence ATGAGCAGATCGCATCGGGACCACAAGATTGTTATTATCGGCGCTGGAGCATCGGGTATTGCCTGTGCCACCAAACTCCTGGAGTATGGCTTTCAGAACGTGCTCGTCCTTGAGGCCGAGGATCGTCTAGGCGGACGCATACACACGATACCCTTTGGGGCAAATGTAATCGATATGGGAGCCCAGTGGTGTCACGGCGAGCAGGATAACATTGTGCACGAACTGGCTAGCAAACATGATCTGCTGGAGTCGACGGGACCGGTCTATGAGAACTATCAGTGTGTGCGCAGCAATCGGGAGGTGTTGCCTGATAATGTGGCCAACCGGTTGAAGGCGATTGTGGGGGATTCGCTTGTGACGCGACAGCTGGAGCTGCGACATTGCAGTGGCTCGCTGGGCAGCTACCTGTCGAACAAGTTCTACGAGATGCTGCGGCTGCCTGAGAATGCTGACATCGATCAGGTTATCGCAGACGAGTTCTTTGACAATTACAAGAAATTCGAGAACTCGGTGGAAGCATCCGATACGCTGGAGGAGGTGTCGGGTCGTGGCTATCTGAATTACTGGGAATGCGAGGGTGATATACTGCTGAACTGGAAGGATAAGGGCTATGTGGAATTGCTGCGTCTGTTGATGCACAGTCGAGAGCTGAAATCCGACTCGGATCTGGGTGTTCTCGAGCAGCGTGTGCTCTTTAACAGAATCGTCAAGTGTATAAATTGGAATCGCAACGATTCTCGCGTCGAACTGCAACTGACCAATGGTGAAAGTTGTCTGGCGGATCATGTGATTGTCACTGTCTCCCTGGGTGTGCTCAAGGAGCAGCATTTGCAGCTGTTTGAGCCAAAGCTGCCGGTGGCCAAGCAACGTGCCGTCGAGGGTTTGGCCTTCGGCACGGTGAACAAACTGTTTGTGGAGTTTCCCCAGGCCTTTTGGCCTGAGGATTGGACGGGATTCACGCTGTTGTGGCGAGAGGAGGACCTCAGTGATATACGTAATACCTCGCGTGCCTGGCTGGAGGATGTCTTTGGCTTCTATCGGGTCAGTTATCAACCCAATGTGCTTGCCGGCTGGATAATCAATGCCAATGGCAGGCACATGGAGACACTGCCCGAGGATGAGGTGATTGCCGGCTGCATGTATCTCTTCCGGCGCTTCCTACACTGGTCAATACCTGAACCCGTGGGCTTCCGCACTTCTGCCTGGTACACTAACGAACATTTTCGCGGTTCCTACTCGTTTCGCTCCATGGAAACCGAGCGTCTGGGCACCGGAGCCGGCGACTTGGCTCAGCCCTTGACTGTGGTCACCATGACTCCGCAATCGCCGAGCCGTGACAAATCGCTGCATCAACAGAGTCGCTGTGACAAGcccattgttttgtttggcgGCGAAGCAACCAGCGAACATTACTATTCCACAGTCCATGGCGCTGTCGAGGCGGGCTGGAGGGAGGCCAAGCGCCTTGCTGACTTCTATGGCCTGAGCGGAGCTGTGAATGTGACCAAGTCACAGCTATAG